A window of the Hypomesus transpacificus isolate Combined female chromosome 22, fHypTra1, whole genome shotgun sequence genome harbors these coding sequences:
- the smad2 gene encoding mothers against decapentaplegic homolog 2 has protein sequence MSSILPFTPPVVKRLLGWKKSPGGSGGAGSGGVELNAQEEKWCEKAVKSLVKKLKKTGQLDELEKAISSQNCNTKCVTIPSNCSEIWGLSSAHTIEKWDTSGMYGFPDHTRSLDGRLQVSHRKGLPHVIYCRLWRWPDLHSHHELRAMEACQYAFHLKKDEVCVNPYHYQRVETPVLPPVLVPRHTEILTDLPPLDDYTHSIPENTNFPAGMEPPNNYIPETPPPGYISEDGETSDQPLNQSMDTGSPAELSPSGTLSPVSHGLDLQPVTYSEPAFWCSIAYYELNQRVGETFHASQPSLTVDGFTDPSNSERFCLGLLSNVNRNATVEMTRRHIGRGVRLYYIGGEVFAECLSDSAIFVQSPNCNQRYGWHPATVCKIPPGCNLKIFNNQEFAALLAQSVNQGFEAVYQLTRMCTIRMSFVKGWGAEYRRQTVTSTPCWIELHLNGPLQWLDKVLTQMGSPSVRCSSMS, from the exons ATGTCCTCCATCCTGCCCTTCACCCCCCCGGTGGTGAAGCGTCTCCTGGGTTGGAAAAAGAGTCCAGGGGGCTCTGGCGGCGCTGgcagtggaggggtggagctcaACGCCCAGGAGGAGAAGTGGTGTGAGAAGGCTGTGAAGAGCCTGGTGAAGAAGCTGAAGAAGACGGGTCAGCTCGACGAGCTGGAGAAGGCCATCAGCTCCCAGAACTGCAACACCAAGTGTGTCACCATCCCTAG CAACTGTTCTGAGATCTGGGGTCTGAGTTCAGCTCACACCATAGAGAAGTGGGATACCTCTGGAATGTACGGCTTCCCTGACCATACCAG gtCTCTGGACGGCCGTCTCCAGGTGTCCCACAGGAAGGGCCTCCCCCATGTCATCTACTGCCGCCTGTGGCGCTGGCCAGATCTCCACAGCCACCACGAGCTGCGGGCCATGGAGGCCTGCCAGTACGCCTTCCACCTGAAGAAGGACGAGGTCTGCGTCAACCCCTACCACTACCAGAGGGTGGAGACCCCCG tcCTTCCTCCAGTGCTGGttcccagacacacagagatcctGACAGACCTCCCCCCTCTGGACGACTACACACACTCCATCCCTGAGAACACCAACTTCCCTGCAGGCATGGAGCCCCCCAACAACTACATCCCag AGACCCCTCCACCAGGGTACATCAGTGAGGATGGAGAGACCAGCGATCAACCCCTGAACCAGTCCATGGACACGG GTTCTCCAGCTGAACTGTCACCTAGTGGAACATTGTCGCCTGTCAGTCATGGCCTGG ACCTCCAGCCGGTGACGTACTCCGAGCCGGCCTTCTGGTGCTCTATAGCCTACTACGAGTTGAACCAGCGCGTGGGGGAGACCTTCCACGCCTCGCAGCCCTCGCTGACGGTGGACGGCTTCACAGACCCCTCCAACTCTGAGCGCTTCTGCCTCGGCCTGCTGTCCAACGTCAACCGCAACGCCACCGTGGAGATGACACGCAGGCATATAG gcaGGGGCGTGCGTCTTTACTACATTGGAGGAGAGGTGTTTGCAGAGTGTCTCAGCGACAGCGCCATCTTTGTCCAGAGCCCCAACTGTAACCAACGCTACGGCTGGCACCCGGCAACCGTCTGCAAGATTCCAcctg GCTGTAACCTGAAGATCTTCAACAACCAGGAGTTTGCAGCCCTGCTGGCCCAGTCTGTGAACCAGGGCTTCGAGGCTGTCTACCAGCTGACCCGCATGTGCACCATCCGCATGAGCTTTGTCAAGGGCTGGGGGGCAGAgtacag aCGGCAGACAGTGACcagcaccccctgctggatcGAGCTGCACCTCAATGGGCCTCTCCAGTGGCTGGACAAGGTTCTGACCCAGATGGGCTCGCCCTCCGTGCGCTGTTCCAGCATGTCTTAA
- the LOC124484359 gene encoding uncharacterized protein LOC124484359, translated as MEFSCSRCKMNFRSYLLLDKHKEKFCIGGEFIKTQEPETPLDMLERVRELQRRRQELRRRTEDTRRVEGGQGVKDRHTPEEKPPTGTLRPVSYRNTHSEPSGRAWGGLGSGLGGPNPRTLSEDHTAQLTRLKHQNPNLERQRRDMGQRQMEMSAHSRRVSELERMLCELRLQEHRNTHLLETLLEHLQQPGTQALRGTVPSRNRDSRLHTPQEDPRPPPQALLAPGHTHTYVPVYGGAGLSAEISCLRLTYLQHGGCEVAILAQLQDMLDEALKLEGNQRIWAHTSQPQHRDRSKSRKPEPRGGPSLPGLSRRELWEVEEENRRLQEEILLAQLRRSRRSRRPTRGLSDHHLSAMKMDLDLLKHEMEIQKMRRQMLTSKTPGSPLRFPPLVQVRSETPALQHLSLEASEDLDPAPYDPMLVLPLSLSLSLSLSRPPS; from the exons ATGGAATTTAGTTGTTCTCGCTGTAAAATGAATTTCAGGTCATATCTTCTCCTGGACAAGCACAAGGAGAAGTTCTGTATTGGCGGAGAGTTTATAAAAACCCAGGAGCCAGAGACGCCGCTGGACATG cttgagagagtcagagagctgCAGAGAAGACGccaggagctgaggagaaggacagaggacacccggagggtggagggaggccagggggtGAAGGACCGACACACCCCAGAGGAGAAGCCCCCCACTGGAACACTGAGACCCGTGTCTTACAGGAACACCCACAGTGAACCA TCAGGGAGGGCATGGGGGGGACTGGGGTCTGGCCTGGGAGGGCCCAACCCCAGAACCCTGTCAGAGGACCACACAGCACAACTGACCCGACTGAAACACCAGAACCCCAACCTAGAAAGACAAAGGAGAG ACATGGGGCAGAGGCAGATGGAGATGTCAGCACACAGCAGGAGAGTGTCTGAGCTGGAGAGGATGCTGTGTGAACTCAGGCTGCAGgagcacaggaacacacacctgctggagACACTACTGGAACACCTGCAGCAGCCTGGCACTCAGGCact GAGAGGGACTGTTCCCAGCAGAAACAGAGACTCTCGTCTCCACACCCCCCAGGAAgatcccagaccccccccccaggccctcctAGCCCCCGGTCACACCCACACCTACGTGCCCGTATATGGTGGTGCAGGTCTTTCAGCAGAGATCAG CTGCCTGCGTCTCACTTATCTCCAACATGGCGGCTGTGAGGTGGCCATTTTGGCTCAGTTGCAGGATATGCTGGATGAAGCCCTGAAGTTGGAGGGAAACCAGAGGATCTGGGCCCACACTAGCCAGCCCCAGCACAGGGACCGGAGCAAAA GCAGAAAGCCAGAACCCAGAGGAGGGCCTTCCCTGCCTGGGCTGAGCAGACGGGAGCtgtgggaggtggaggaggagaaccggaggctgcaggaggagatCCTCCTGGCACAGCtaaggaggagtaggaggagcaggaggcccaCAAGAGGACTCTCTGACCATCATCTGTCAGCCATGAAGATGGACCTGGACCTGCTGAAGCACGAGATGGAGATTCAGAAAATGAGGAGGCAGATGCTCACCAGCAAGACGCCTGGGTCACCCCTGCGTTTCCCCCCTCTG GTCCAGGTGAGGTCAGAGACTCCAGCTCTACAGCATCTATCTCTGGAAGCTTCTGAAGATCTGGACCCTGCTCCCTATGACCCTATGTTAGtcttacccctctctctctctctctctctctctctctctcgccctccatcATGA
- the LOC124484360 gene encoding coiled-coil domain-containing protein 17-like, producing MSLCKAGLVVFYDCVLGLSPDFRVCRLEVSLSSGDQELSSPRPLPPAHSQPVSLSALPPLPQQSRGSMAIFATRQAVPMLLPSSSISLGLQLQASGGYDMCGQEVRHLVPRGWSKVDLFDKHNRVLSGRWKVLVRVLPVRPGLTSREINTIPQLDRAELYLRVVNARDADSQSCEVISLSSMGLYRYPPLICERSTHLDPSRYQAQDQCQAQLTDFPPPSFQQGDPGKPEAPPLLSYLQD from the exons atgagtctctgcaa GGCGGGGCTGGTGGTATTCTATGACTGTGTGCTGGGACTCTCTCCAGACTTCAGGGTGTGCAGGCTGGAGGTAAGCCTGTCCAGTGGAGACCAGGAGCTGAGCAGCCCCAGACCCTTGCCCCCAGCACACTCCcagcctgtcagcctgtctgcccTGCCACCACTCCCCCAGCAGTCCAGAGGAAGCATGGCCATTTTTGCCACCAGACAGGCAGTGCCCAT gctcctcccctcctcctccatctccctgggGCTCCAGCTGCAGGCCTCGGGAGGATATGACATgtgtggacaggaagtgaggcacCTGGTGCCACGGGGCTGGAGCAAAGTTGACCTGTTTGATAAACACAACCGTGTGCTTAGCGGGAGGTGGAAGGTTCTGGTCCGGGTCCTACCGGTCCGACCCGGTCTAACCTCAAGAGAGATCAATACTATTCCTCAG CTGGACCGTGCAGAGCTCTACCTCAGGGTCGTAAATGCCAGAGATGCAGACTCCCAGAGCTGTGAGGTCATCAGTCTCAGCTCCATGGGTCTCTACAGGTACCCCCCTCTG ATTTGTGAAAGGAGCACACACCTCGATCCCTCCCGGTACCAGGCTCAGGACCAGTGCCAGGCCCAACTGAcagacttccccccccccagctttcAGCAAGGGGATCCTGGGAAGCCTGAAGCCCCTCCCCTGTTGTCCTACCTGCAGGACTGA
- the si:dkey-88l16.3 gene encoding very low-density lipoprotein receptor, producing MVQMRWDAPPSPPRPPRQQPSGEFQCSHGNRCLPQQQVCDGTPQCRDRSDEQDCWKPSKSCSHRCDNRTRCLPQHFLCDGERDCQDGSDEQDCGEKLQQRLVDTQLCDGRRDCPDGHDEDDCVDACKGPGDFLCKDRRKCVSRLEVCDGRAHCADGSDERECPSLAPCVLRCDRAAVCLSQEHICDGKSDCRDGADERGCASYSAAHPRTVAPVSVKCRLGTLLCSDHRECVLYSHVCDGEADCRDGSDELGCAVHCKKGEFQCSHGNRCLPQQQVCDGTPQCRDRSDEQDCWKPSKSCSHRCDNRTRCIPDSFLCDGERDCLDGSDEGICATNRCGASEFRCSSGQCVSGALRCDSHADCRDRSDEAGCAKPPRCPPELRCPLSHECLLKDWLCDGEDDCLDGSDEKNCKASPLKCGHYQWACASKQQCVPASWRCDGGMDCRDGSDEKGCGRPKCASQLFQCSSEECVDPRLVCNQITNCPDGSDEGPGCVLRNCSSPTAPPCEHHCISTPHGPRCGCASGFKLRPRGVSCEDADECSLQQGALCSHTCLNTRGSYLCQCHSGYLLELDGHTCKSPVEPVLLACVTSELLLLGVRSASLRVLISSSRPVFSLDYHWGRQRAYWLSLEQESILWASLDHHSPAGGTLLKGVKSDCLVVDWVGENLYWLDGEKGQVLVAHLGQGLLRPQDCIVVLDEDLDQPRSLVLLPQKGLMFWSEIGSEPQIERSGMDGSERVVVVSRGLSWPVSLAVDHLAHRIYWTDQKLHCLGSAGLDGEDLKLLQLSETHSPFAVSVFNDQVYWSDTKRRTIQTAHKRTGKNRRVLLKRPGQPFGLKVVHPQAQVNVSSPCGRVRCSHLCLLAPGVAPGSGPRAVCRCPAGLLLAEDGVTCAPPVDSTFLLLLSPTTITQIFLRSMRGGLGLKQWPDHRVLPMPGVNEASTLDVSLREHGVYLADSAQGSVVLMALSRAGLSPTPGGPVLALQDEYVTALALDWVTLNLYWSSSRQPHVHVTATRGRFTRTLVQVLLEETSAIALHPATGRLCFTSLGRGEGKGGETAGGMAQLQCTNMDGGYQAMLWRKSVTPTSLVFSHKGTHLYWADLGAGVICSVAVDGSDYRQYKTGPGILMSFTRTENMLLWLTMDNDITRLWFSDGVQPKKLWFEVQTNVVSLRAYSKTSQRGTNSCSEKNGNCSQLCLANPWGRRCKCGHGYHPVNDTACSPTPECPQGFRACWDSSNCFPDARFCDGAFDCPDLSDEQECSYGNVAAKPKDGNPASASPPLNNGTAQVRKDSLACDEQRCGGHGTCVTADGVENCQCMLGYKGAFCQEGEGSGGSKAPLVLGLLALLAVLVIAGLVFRRRRAMAADKCGGAEKETLMTNMEGRAVYFESFTNDLYDPSDSDPDDKVLVSAADGVCHQEEPLPAS from the exons ATGGTTCAGATGAGGTGGGATGCCCCACCATCGCCGCCCCGACCTCCAAGGCAGCAGCCCAGCG GTGAGTTCCAGTGTTCCCATGGCAACCGGTGCCTCCCCCAGCAGCAGGTGTGTGATGGTACGCCCCAGTGCCGGGACCGGTCTGATGAGCAGGACTGCTGGAAGCCCTCCAAGAGCTGCAGCCATCGCTGTGACAACCGGACCAGATGTCTCCCTCAGCATTTCCTGtgtgacggagagagagactgtcaggACGGCTCAGACGAGCAGGACTGTGGTGAGAAGCTTCAGCAGCGTCTGGTGGAC ACTCAGCTGTGTGACGGACGGAGGGACTGTCCTGATGGACACGATGAGGACGACTGTGTGGACGCTTGTAAAGGCCCTG GTGACTTCCTGTGCAAGGACAGGAGGAAGTGTGTGTCAAGGTTGGAAGTGTGCGACGGGCGTGCCCACTGCGCAGACGGCTCGGACGAGCGCGAGTGCCCGTCCTTGGCGCCATGCGTGCTGCGCTGTGACCGGGCAGCAGTCTGCCTCAGCCAGGAACACATCTGCGACGGCAAATCTGACTGCAGGGACGGTGCAGACGAGAGAGGCTGCG cctcctacAGTGCAGCCCACCCCAGGACAGTGGCTCCGGTCTCGGTGAAGTGCCGACTGGGTACGCTCCTCTGCAGTGACCACAGGGAGTGTGTGCTCTACAGTCACGTGTGTGACGGAGAAGCAGACTGCCGGGATGGCTCAGACGAGCTGGGATGTGCCGTCCACTGCAAGAAGG GTGAGTTCCAGTGTTCCCATGGCAACCGGTGCCTCCCCCAGCAGCAGGTGTGTGATGGTACGCCCCAGTGCCGGGACCGGTCTGATGAGCAGGACTGCTGGAAGCCTTCCAAGAGCTGCAGCCATCGCTGTGACAACCGGACCAGATGCATCCCTGACAGTTTCCTGTGTGACGGAGAGAGGGACTGTTTGGACGGGTCGGATGAAGGGATCTGTG CAACCAATCGGTGTGGCGCCTCAGAGTTCCGTTGCAGCAGTGGCCAGTGCGTGTCGGGTGCGCTGCGCTGCGACAGCCACGCCGACTGCAGGGACCGCTCTGACGAGGCGGGCTGCGCCAAGCCTCCACGCTGCCCCCCCGAGCTGCGCTGCCCGCTCAGCCACGAGTGCCTGTTGAAGGACTGGCTCTGTGACGGAGAGGACGACTGCCTGGATGGCTCCGATgagaag AACTGCAAGGCCTCTCCTCTGAAGTGTGGGCACTACCAGTGGGCGTGTGCCTCCAAGCAGCAGTGTGTACCCGCCAGCTGGAGGTGTGACGGAGGGATGGACTGTCGTGACGGCAGCGACGAGAAGGGAT gCGGACGCCCCAAGTGTGCGTCCCAACTCTTCCAGTGCAGTAGTGAGGAGTGTGTCGACCCCAGGCTGGTGTGTAACCAGATCACCAACTGTCCAGATGGGTCTGACGAGGGCCCGGGCTGTGTCCTCCGGAACTGcagcagccccacagcccctccctGTGAACACCACTGCATCAGCACCCCCCATGGACCG AGATGCGGCTGCGCGTCAGGCTTCAAACTGCGGCCCAGGGGCGTGTCCTGTGAGGACGCCGATGAGTGTAgcctccagcagggggcgctctGCAGCCACACCTGCCTCAACACCCGCGGCTCCTACCTCTGCCAGTGTCACTCTGGATACCTGCTGGAGCTTGACGGACACACCTGCAAGAGCCCGG TGGAGCCGGTGTTGCTGGCATGTGTCACgtctgagctgctgctgctgggtgtGCGCAGCGCCAGCCTCCGAGTGCTCATCTCCTCCAGCAGACCCGTCTTCTCCCTGGACTACCACTGGGGGCGCCAGAGGGCCTACTGGCTCAGCCTGGAGCAGGAGAGTATCCTCTGGGCCTCCCTGGACCACCACAGCCCTGCTGGGGGGACCCTGCTCAAAG gtgtgaaGTCTGACTGCCTGGTGGTGGACTGGGTTGGGGAGAACTTGTACTGGCTGGACGGGGAGAAGGGCCAGGTTCTAGTGGCCCACCTGGGCCAGGGTCTGCTGAGGCCTCAGGACTGCATCGTGGTGCTGGACGAGGACCTGGATCAGCCACGCTCACTGGTCCTGCTGCCGCAGAAGGG gttgATGTTCTGGTCGGAAATTGGCAGTGAGCCCCAGATTGAGCGGTCAGGGATGGACGGTTCCGAGCGCGTGGTTGTGGTCAGTCGTGGGCTGAGCTGGCCGGTCAGTTTGGCCGTGGACCATCTGGCCCACAGGATCTACTGGACCGACCAGAAGCTGCACTGCCTGGGCTCAGCTGGCCTGGACGGAGAGGACCTCAAG CTGCTCCAGCTATCGGAGACCCACAGCCCCTTCGCAGTGTCCGTGTTCAACGACCAGGTCTACTGGTCTGACACCAAGAGAAGGACCATCCAGACGGCCCACAAGAGAACCGGCAAGAACCGCCGAGTCCTTCTCAAGAGACCCGGCCAGCCGTTCGGACTCAAG GTGGTCCACCCCCAGGCCCAGGTCAACGTGTCCAGCCCCTGTGGCAGGGTGAGGTGCTCCCACCTGTGTCTGCTGGCTCCAGGGGTAGCTCCAGGCTCCGGGCCCAGGGCCGTGTGTCGCTGCCCAGCAGGACTGCTCCTCGCTGAGGATGGTGTCACCTGTGCCCCCCCTGTGGACTCCACCTTCCTGCTGCTGCTTTCCCCCACTACCATCACTCAG atcTTCCTGCGCAGCATGCGTGGCGGGCTGGGTCTGAAGCAGTGGCCAGACCACCGCGTCCTGCCCATGCCGGGCGTCAACGAGGCGTCCACTCTGGACGTGTCCCTCCGGGAGCACGGCGTCTACCTGGCCGACTCGGCCCAGGGCTCCGTGGTTCTCATGGCCCTGAGCAGGGCGGGCCTGTCCCCGACGCCGGGCGGCCCCGTGCTGGCCCTGCAGGACGAGTATGTGACGGCGCTGGCTCTGGACTGGGTCACCCTCAACCTCTACTGGAGCAGCAGCAGGCAGCCGCACGTCCACGTCACGGCCACCCGGGGGCGCTTCACCAGGACTCTGGTGCAggtgctgctggaggagaccagCGCCATCGCCCTGCATCCCGCCACTGGCCGACTTTGCTTCACCTCtctgggcagaggggagggcaaGGGGGGGGAGACGGCCGGCGGCATGGCACAGCTGCAGTGCACCAACATGGACGGGGGATACCAGGCCATGCTCTGGAGGAAGTCTGTGACACCGACATCGCTGGTGTTCTCTCACAAAGGCACCCATCTCTACTGGGCGGACCTTG GGGCTGGGGTTATCTGCTCAGTTGCAGTGGATGGATCAGACTACAGGCAGTACAAGACTGGTCCTGGCATCCTGATGTCCTTCACACGCACTGAAAACATGCTGCTCTGGCTCACCATGGAcaacg ATATAACCAGGCTGTGGTTCAGTGATGGCGTCCAGCCTAAGAAGCTGTGGTTCGAGGTCCAGACCAATGTGGTGTCCCTCCGGGCTTACAGCAAGACCAGCCAGAGAG GAACCAATAGCTGCTCCGAGAAGAACGGAAACTGCAGCCAGTTGTGCCTAGCCAACCCATGGGGGAGAAGATGCAAGTGTGGCCATGGTTACCACCCTGTGAATGACACTGCTTGTAGCCCCACCCCCGAGTGCCCGCAGGGCTTTAGAGCATGCTGGGACAGCAGTAACTGCTTTCCTGATGCCAGATTCTGCGACGGTGCTTTTGACTGCCCGGACCTATCGGATGAGCAGGAAT GTTCCTATGGTAACGTGGCAGCCAAACCTAAAGATGGTAACCCTGCCTCCGCGTCGCCCCCGCTCAACAACGGGACGGCACAGGTGAGGAAGGACAGCCTGGCGTGTGACGAGCAGCGCTGCGGCGGCCACGGGACGTGCGTGACGGCGGACGGAGTCGAGAATTgccagtgcatgctgggatataAGGGCGCCTTCTGCCAAGAGGGTGAGGGGTCCGGGGGGAGCAAGGCACCCTTGGTCCTGGGGCTGCTAGCCCTGCTGGCTGTACTGGTCATCGCTGGCCTGGTCTTCAGGAGGAG GCGAGCCATGGCAGCAGACAAGTGTGGAGGTGCGGAGAAGGAAACCCTGATGACCAACATGGAGGGACGTGCGGTGTACTTTGAGTCCTTCACTAACGACCTCTATGACCCCTCAGACTCCGACCCTGACGACAAG GTGCTGGTGTCTGCTGCTGATGGCGTGTGTCACCAGGAGGAACCTCTACCTGCTTCATAA
- the LOC124484552 gene encoding claudin-23-like, with protein MPKLEEWVRTSMRTPGIFIFGMVFAPCGWILNLTSTVAPNWRTLRDLPGVSTDQILQQGIWDICQAFESSRVVQCNQPDTDYFNNPIIPIAQGLMVASLIVTLIGLAVAIPGIRCWTDRPNWTVAGIGGVLIFLSGVMTLIPISWYTHILKDINAPPNSVIRVDFCIILGYIGGIFEVVAGFVMFIGICRCCGGKNRGEKRVVIPEFRHTRSPPRRVAVPSVIRTTSSASSVPYSKNSMDEEVDFPRAFPRTGPRSGALSANSYASKPYDADL; from the coding sequence ATGCCCAAATTGGAGGAATGGGTGCGCACTTCCATGCGAACCCCGGGAATCTTCATATTCGGGATGGTCTTCGCGCCCTGCGGCTGGATCCTGAACCTAACGTCCACTGTGGCTCCGAATTGGAGAACGCTACGCGATCTTCCAGGCGTATCTACGGACCAGATACTACAGCAAGGCATATGGGACATTTGTCAAGCGTTTGAGTCGAGTAGGGTAGTCCAATGCAATCAACCAGACACTGACTACTTTAATAATCCGATCATCCCTATAGCCCAAGGGTTGATGGTGGCCTCTCTCATTGTTACCCTTATTGGACTGGCCGTGGCAATCCCGGGGATTCGCTGCTGGACGGACCGTCCCAACTGGACCGTCGCTGGGATTGGCGGAGTGCTTATCTTTTTATCCGGTGTGATGACACTTATCCCGATATCCTGGTACACTCACATCTTGAAAGACATTAACGCGCCGCCAAACTCAGTCATCCGTGTGGACTTCTGCATTATTCTGGGGTACATCGGGGGCATTTTTGAAGTGGTCGCGGGCTTCGTCATGTTCATTGGCATTTGTCGATGCTGTGGCGGCAAGAACCGGGGTGAGAAACGGGTGGTTATTCCTGaattcagacacacaaggagCCCTCCGAGGCGGGTCGCCGTGCCCAGCGTAATCCGGACCACGAGCAGCGCCAGCAGCGTGCCTTATTCCAAGAACTCCATGGATGAGGAGGTGGACTTCCCCCGGGCTTTCCCCCGCACTGGACCGCGGTCCGGTGCCCTGTCTGCCAACTCGTATGCTAGCAAACCATATGATGCCGACTTGTGA
- the LOC124484553 gene encoding claudin-23-like, whose protein sequence is MPKQTVEWVRTSLRTPGIFIFGMVFSPCGWILNLTSTVAPNWRTVRNASGLSTDQFYQQGIWDICLASDTSRAVVCKQRDDGYFNNQLITIAQGLMVASLIVTLIGLAVAVPGVRCWRDRPRWTVAGLGGLLIFLSGVMTLIPISWYTHILKDINAPPNSVIRVDFCIILGYIGGIFEVVAGFVMFIGICRCCGGKNRGEKRVEEVPQFMHTRNPPRRVTVPSVIRTTSSASSVPYSKNSMDEEVDFPRALPRSGGRSANSYASKPYDADL, encoded by the coding sequence ATGCCCAAACAAACGGTAGAATGGGTGCGCACTTCCCTGCGTACCCCAGGAATCTTCATTTTCGGAATGGTCTTTTCGCCCTGCGGCTGGATCCTAAACCTAACGTCCACAGTTGCTCCAAACTGGAGAACGGTACGCAATGCTTCAGGCTTATCTACCGACCAGTTCTACCAGCAAGGCATCTGGGACATCTGTCTGGCGTCTGATACGTCCCGTGCAGTCGTGTGCAAACAAAGAGACGATGGCTACTTTAATAACCAGTTAATCACTATAGCCCAAGGGTTGATGGTGGCTTCTCTGATCGTGACGTTGATCGGACTGGCCGTGGCTGTCCCCGGGGTTCGTTGCTGGAGGGATCGGCCCCGCTGGACCGTCGCTGGACTTGGAGGACTACTGATCTTCCTCTCCGGGGTAATGACACTTATCCCGATATCCTGGTACACTCACATCTTGAAAGACATTAACGCGCCGCCAAACTCAGTCATCCGTGTGGACTTCTGCATTATTCTGGGGTACATCGGGGGCATTTTTGAAGTGGTTGCGGGCTTCGTCATGTTCATTGGGATATGTCGATGCTGCGGCGGCAAGAACCGGGGAGAGAAACGGGTGGAGGAAGTTCCTCAGTTCATGCACACCAGGAACCCTCCGAGGCGGGTCACCGTGCCCAGCGTAATCCGGACCACGAGCAGTGCCAGCAGCGTGCCTTATTCCAAGAACTCCATGGATGAGGAGGTGGACTTCCCCCGGGCCTTACCCCGGTCTGGTGGCCGTTCAGCCAACTCTTACGCCAGCAAACCATACGATGCTGACTTGTGA